attacaatacacacaaaaaaattagtttaaatttttttctttaaactaaggaatgaaaggaaaaaacaaaataagaataaaaaactcaaataattatattaaaaaaagtcaaaaaaataatttatatatgaaaaaaattaaaatgtaccttgaactttgatagaagaatcaaatatacccctaaatattttttttaaaaaaaaattgcaagtaataaatataaatttaaaactaaatttttaactttttgttaaatgaagggtatatatgagccattttgtaacggcaggggtatatgtgagccgtttgtataacggtaagggcatatatgagccacttttataacaaggagtatatcagctccaaatgacaaagttgaggggtatatcagacccttttcccataAGAATATATCGAAACCATCAAAAAAGGagaatatattactttatttttattgaatttttccTACTCTCTAACCGATGTGGAGAATGTATCTCACTTAATATCACTgctttaaataaatatatatcaaactgcaaaaaaagaagaagatttaattcatttttgttctatttttcctaATATCTAATCGATGTGAGAGAATATATTTCATCTAACTTCACTGCTATtaataaaagggaaaagggtctgatatacccctcaactttgtcatttagaactgatataccccttgttatgaaagtggctcatatatacccctacttgtaaacaaatgactcacatataccccttgttatgaaagtggttcatatatacccctacttgtaaacaaatgactcatatatacccctttcctctaacggaaatgaaaataataataattttaatctaaatttttattatttttttctaaaaaatataatcccatatgagtaaatttaatcctcgtcaaacatatttttttgactttttttttgtttcaatgactaatttataattattattttgataattaaatttatttatgtttcactaatattcttgtaaaacttattgtagatgaccatattttttcttcgaatacgaaattaaattacaatacacacaaaaaaaatagtttaattttttattctttaaactaaggaatgaaataaaaaaaaacaaaataagaataagaaattcaaataattatgataaaagaagtcaaaaaataatttatgtatgaaaaaaattaaattataccttgaactttgatagaagaatcatatatatccctaaataatttttttaaaaaaattagaagtaataaatataaatttaaaactaattttttaacttccgttaaatgaagggtatatgtgagccatttcgtaacggcaggggtatatgtgagccgtttgtataacggtaagggcatatatgagccacttttataacgaggggtatatcagctccaaatgacaaagttgaggggtatatcagacccttttcccttaataaaaatatatcaaaatcaccaaaaaagaagaatattttacTTCATCTTTGTTCTACTTTCCCAACTCTCTAACCGGTAAGGGAGAATGTATCTCACTTATGTAACAACCCGCTAGATCGTTTTGAGAACTGGAactattttgacttttttcttaaaatttaaatggaaaCTTCGAAATATTCGATAACTAATAGTATCtagttgatgaaaatttgactaaataattaatatagttaatagttagtgggCCAAATCCGTAATTCATTTAATCCATTTAATACTTGACCatgtaattaaattaagttagtGGGATTAGTCActtttaatacttaattattattattattattattattattattattattattagagaaTAAGGGTTAGAAACTACCACAGCGTGAATGCGAAACACGAGGGCCAAACGAGAATATGCAGGTACGAGCGGTTAAAATTTTTCTTGATCTTTATATGATTAATGATGATTGTATGTTCAccgtattattattattactattattagatCATGGGTTAGATATGAAGTTTTGAGAGAGTAGTTGACAGATGTATGTcggttttctttttgttgatttGGGAGGGGCACTTTATCACTTAAATTGATAACTGAGAATTTCAATAATACAGACAATGACTAGAGGGTTTATAAATTGATAAAAGTAAGTATCTAGTCACTTGGAAGGATTACATATggtagtaaataaataaaaaaagtgtaGTAGCAGATAATTTGGTTTGTCCTTTCGTGGTGGGTGGAGCTTGttgttacattattattattaaaattataatggCTGTGATTAATGAATTTAAGGTAAATAATTGGGGTCACTTTGATGGTATTAGTGGGAAAAGGAGTTGTATTGTTCTGGGGTCGCCAATGGTGGTAACCAGTGGTTCACTACTTCAAGTTATATGGATCTAGTTTTAATATATTGCGATAGgttattaaatattagatgtatTTGAATATCattacatttattatattttggaaTTTAAGACTTAACCTTAGTTTTGAAGTTCAGAAATATGAGACTTGGCATATTAgtgacaccaagatttacgaaCTTGGATATAGATTTGGGTCTAGGAAAAACATATAGTAAAATACGGATATGTACAAATTTGTTTACTtataaatattgcataattgaTAGATTGGGAACGATTTGAAGCTTACTAAAAGGAATGGCAAAAATCTTGAAGATTCGTGGTACGTATTCAGCAttcaaggtatgttaagacttttagacttgttgaaggacgttttcctaattaaagttaaaaatgaaaatagaccaAGGGGTAAGGGTGAAAGATGGGGGGGTCTCATATCAATGGTGTAAAGGGCATTGATACGAGTACCGTTGTTATAAAACGGAAAGTTGACTGCTACAAAATACGGATTGTAATTTGTGATTTGCCAAAGCATATAGGCATTaactgatatattattgacttgagatccttgtgtgattgtgttttctttatttcaccgtatagttgagataattaaggtggttatgtattatgccgatattgattgattgagatgcatcatcatccccttatattgaaataatattgtgcacatgcatagacatgagacagagtataagttgggcacgtggagatcgtccgtgctgtggagagtgagatgttaagattgtaatttgggcacgtggagatcgtccttgcggaaattgtttgatattatgatagtgcgttgagatcgtccgcacagacacgttgagatcgtccgtgtcggtatatggacctcgcgagtcccgcatgggtcatgaactctcgatgtatttccgaggagtatcatgtatatacggttgagagaGTACCGGATATTCTGAggcatatcatttcatggtgtcatattgcattgcatctcatgacatccttcattatcgatgattatgtgttttatttggtGGTTGAAAGTTACTTGATGTTTGATTATctctatttgatgaaacttgactggtaagtgtaatataaacttctataaataaattaaaaaatatatatatatatatttttgtatataaactcccgtcactacttcttcgttgtcggtcaatgaaatatactgggtacacgtggtttcgtactcatactacacttgctgcactcttttgtggtgcagattAACTTTCAATTTGGGCACATTCTTCGAGATTGGTTATGAGTTGAAttatcttggagttgtggtgtgCTGCTTGGGATATTCTGCGGCTCACACCTTCAATCTACCTCtatttattaggttattttgttattttgatagggtatttcttatattttgatttttatattagtttggaATTATATCCTAttgtagaagctcttgtacttatgacactaaatcttggggtagttttttttatattccgCATCTATTTTGAATACTTAGTATGTTAGATATTAGTTTGATACTTATCTTTTCACGTTTAAGTTGAATTGGTGATActtgttgggttggcttacctatcggTTGGAAACATAGGTGtcatcacgactcgtgatttttgggtcgtgacaacttaACTTCACtgctattaataaaaatatatcaaaattgcCAAAAAAGTAGAAGACTTTACCacatttttgttctatttttcctaATCTTTAATCGATGTGGAAAAATGTATCTAACTTAACTTTATtgctattaaatatttttttatcaaagtagccaaaaaagaagatgattttgattaatttttgttttattttttctattctaaCCGATATGGGAGAATGTATATCACTTGATTTCACtgctattaataaaatatattcaaattgcCAAAGATTAAaagattttacttcatttttgttctattttttcctaCTCTCTAACTGATGTGTGAGAATGTATTTAACTTATcttcattgttattattaaaatatatcaaaaccgccaaaaaagaagattttatttcaattttattctatATTTCCTACCTTCCAACTGTTGTGGGAGAATGTATCTCACTTAACTTAAgtgttatttataaaaatatatcaaaaccaccaaaaaaaagaagattttacttcatttttgaTCTATTTTTCCTACTCTCTAACCGATGAGGAAGAATGTATTTCACATAACTTCACtgctattaataaaaatatattaaaaccgccaaaaaaagaagaagattcactttatttttgttctatttttttctacTCTTTAACCGATGTGGGAGAATGTATTTCACTTAACTTCAtggtattaataaaaatatatcaaaaccgtcaaaaaagaagaagattttacttcatttttattctaCTGTACCTACTCTCTGACGATGTGGGAGAACTTTACtgctattaataaaaatatatcaaaacaaaaaaaaaaagagtttactttatttttgtgCAATTTTTCCTACTTTCTAACCGATGTAAAAAAATGTATCTCACTTAACTTCGAtactattaataaaaatatatcaaaatcgccaaaaaagaagattttacttcatttttcttctatatttccTACCTTCAAACTGTTGTGGGAGAATGTATCTCACTTAACTTGAgtgttatttataaaaatatatcaaaaccgCCAAAAAAAGAAGGTTTTACTTCATTTTTGTTCTATTGTCCCTACTCTCTAACCGATTTAGGAGAATGTATCTCACTTAACTTCAAGgctattaataaaaatatatcaaaaccgcaaaaaaaaaaattacttcagttttgttctatttttcctaGTTTCTAACCAATGTGGGAAAATGTATCTCATTTAACTTCACtactattaataaaaatatatcaaaatcgccaaaaaagaataagatttttcatcatttttattttattttttctaatctcTAACCGATGCAGGAGAATGTATTTCACTTAGCTTTAcgattattaataaaaatacatcaaaattgctaaaaaaagaagaagtttttacttcatttttgttctatttttcttaCTCTCTAACCAATGTAGAAGAATGTATCCAGCTTAATCTCACtactattaataaaaatatatcaaaaccaCCAAAAGAGAAGAagcttttatttcattttagttCTATTTTCCCTACTTTCTATTCAATGTGGAAGAATGTATTTCACTTAACTTCAAtgcttttaataaaaatatatcaaaaccgccaaaaaaagaagaagatttttttaTACCATGAATCATATCTTATTTTTATGATCTTTATAatgtacttgtgattgtgattgtgatgtGTGTTCGGGGATCAGATTCTCACGTTAAGACAAGATAACTTGAATTGGGTTGCCACATTTCAGCACAACTATTGGATCGGATTGCCACGTTCTGGCACAATTATGGGACCgattgccacgtttcggtaTAATTATGGAATTAGATTGTCATATTCCAACAAGCTAACAGTTTGAGATTCGATTCCATCAGAAGACCATTGAATTTGGTTCCGTGAGAGGACCATTGAATTGTGATGTGTTTATACTTTTGATAATCACGTTCATATCTAATGATGATTGCTATTGAAAGACTATTTGTTGCtctaaaatgatttaatttttattgttgagaATTCTGAAATTGTTCATTGATgtgaatgatgatgatattgtatatgtttggTATATGTCTATTCTGTAATGATATGTTTACTTACATATGTTTCACTTATTGGAATAGCCACGTGATCCTACTTGTATATTGTGGTTGTGTATTGATAgtgcacttgctcttatttattttagtacaGAGCATCTTCCAGCGACTATTCATGACAGACCTCATTTAGAAGAATAATGATCGTTTCGAATTCAAGGGTGAATTAAAGATGACTAGATATTGAGAGAGAATCAAGATCTAGAAAACTGATTTTTCGTATTTCTTTTCAACATCTACGAGGAATGTCAACTTCTTTTTAAGAGTATATTTTAGgtttaacaaacataaaaatcatattaatatttcatatatatacataaaagatTAATTGTATAATCTGTTTTGGTATACTTATGCAAAataatcaattgtataattgtgtttgtataaagtaagaaagagagaaaaaaaatggacaGAGAAGatctatatttgtataattataagtgtaaaagacgaaaatatatgtatttatatttatatataaatttttttctcgATTTATACAagcacaaattatatatttgtgtttgtataaagtgagagaggcaagtgagagtggcgagcgaaatttgggagagtggcgagcgaggtTCTCTGAGGAGAGAGGTGAACGAaaagatatgtatatatacacttctctctcactttatacaaatacaaatatatttttatatatttgagttTTTATAAAAGTGAGAAAGACGAGAGAGATATTGCTAGCGGGAAAACGAGAATGGTGAGCGAGAATTTCAGAGAGAGGCGAATGACAACAGTTTGCTATGAGTTACAGTTAAATCAAACTATggttataattaatttgaatcaatagtttattattttatacaatctttctttttttaaacatcagcaaaaatgttaatttttttattaaaaattactaattcAGTTTGAACACCAAATATGtaagtttgatttttaataaaattaacaagATCATGATTTGATTTAAGAAACAACATtacaaagaaaaattcaaaaaagttatttaattaagttagcATTTAACAAGTATAAGttagtatttttcatattatatttatataattatttaatgaattgtattatatatatatatatatatatatatatatatatatatatatatatataacaaaatatatgttattataaatattattttacttttttattttagttttggttTAAAGTACAAAAATGACCACTTattcatgataaaatatatattaattcccttttattattaattgtaCCTTTGTTATGATAAAACTTTTCGGAACTGTGTTATAACTTATAGAAAACTTTTTGTTGGAAGAAAGgaaaagtttaaattatttatactcCCTTCTGctgtattttttaaaacttaatttgattattttttaaaattaaattaaattatattaatttaatattttaaataaaaaataaaatatttttaaaattatataaaaaaatattataaattataattttttttgtatatctttatgatgaaaaaaatcatcataaaatattagttaaaatttttataattaaaattttaaaaggagACTATTACTATTAAAAGTGAAccaaagtataaaaaaataatttctgtCCATTTAAGCAATTCCATTATAGTAATCTCCCTCCACATTGTACTCATAAATGTGTTTCACGTGTGAACAAATCAGAAAACAGAATTGACAttgtcaaaatttaaatttgaattagttaTAGCGTCACAATTTATTACATCACCTAATGACATAGGGAACCCCTTAAATTATTTGTGACGTTACAATgtatatttctattattttaatacTTACTAAAAGGAAAAgtatgaaaagataaaaaaaaaaaaaacgccATGTATTATTTCACGTGACggtcttttttttgtttgtctcTAAAAAATAGTTTACTGTAATTagagttaatttgattaaaataattttataattaatcaaatatttaagaatttttttctcgaataaaactataaaaagattttttaaaaaattaaaaactctAAATCACCCGATTATTTATCCTTTTCAACAAATGCGGCAAAAATATGTACACACGCTACAGTATGAAAACtttgttaaaaaattcaaacattattaaattttgtttgactattttagatttttagtCCCACACGCAATTTTTCGTTATAATAATAGGACTGTTCTCTCAGTTCACggtgtttaaaataaatttttatttttatatattaacaaaattaattgttttttttcatattaattatttattgtttaaaatttgatattaaatatttttcaatagaaATAGTTTGATAAAAATCatgttaattgttattttattgaaaGATATATTAGGTTCAAACATAAACAAAGAGAATAAAACAAGTATGTTAATAGCACAAAATAAAGATATACTTAGATAGTGTGAAAATATAATCatgtcaattattattttattaaaaaatatagcaTGTACAAATATTCgtctatttttaattgttataatttctttttttataaagtatttttttattatattactataaaaaataatttaaagtacttttaatataatttatatctaatttttttctattttaaaaaaataattaatataatcttatttaattttatattaaattgactttcaaaaaatataaaatgagaattattaaaattaattaatgaagcaTTAAATAAGTCAGGAGGGAGATGAAATTCCATGAGACTTGGTAGGTCAAAAGAACTCCGATTCCTTTTGACAAATACTTATTATTGATCAATTTATTGTACTATTGTCTTCGTTCATTTTATTCGTACATTATATTTcctctatttattattattggtctattttgaaatatctaataatatttgtctattttataaaataaataaatattgattatattgtgtcttttataatttttgctaTTAGATACTATATTTGTTTCTCAATGTTTTAATGACATATTTTCAAAATAGGtcatttgataaaattatttttcttatcatttaCTATTTCTTAATTCATGTTTAAAGTTAACGTTTGAACAACTATTATTTGTAAGAAGAAGTAGTTTTCTGATCTATATATACCCTTTTCTTATTCTCTCAACTTGTCCATCTCTTTTCAAAGAAGATGGAAAACATGGTTGAAGAGAATAACAATTATTTGGAAACAACCATTCTCTTTCAACAAGATAGGTAAACTTTGATTCATGCTCTTTCCcatttagtattttttgtattcttgtTATTGTGGAATTGATAAAGATAACATTTCGTAGCTACTTGGACGAGCCAATTATGTCGTCATACTATGATTCAACCTCGCCAGAAGGGTCACAATCATCGAAGAACATTGTATCAGAAAGGATTAGGAGGAACAAACTCAAAGAGAAGTTATTTGCACTTAGAGCTCTTGTTCCAAAAATAACCAAGGTGAAACACATAGTCTTTGTTAGGGAAAAGAATTTCTAAGTTTCTTTTATCTCCTttcgtttcattttatatgagttAGTTTGACTCAATGCAGAAtctgagaaagaaagaaaaagaacttttgaaatgtgttattttaaatagttgaCAGGTATGTGTGaatcatttcattaattttaaagtaaaattgtTACTTCATATAGCAATGTGTCCTTTTTTTTAGATCGACTTAAAACAATGAGTTATATAAAATGGGACAGAGAAACTATCCATTTATAAGTCTCGAGTAACTTGGAAGCCAAGTTTACTATTACTAGTGCATTAATAAAGAAGATTAATggacatcatattaatatttcataacaataattacattaaatatatatacatcacGAAGAAGCATTTTAAtttctccttttcctttttccaGATGGATAAAGCCTCAATAGTGAAAGATGCAATTGAATATATTGTAAAACTGCAGAAGCAAGATAGGAGAATTCGAGGAGAGATATCAAAGCTTGAATCCGAAACCTCAAACAAGAATAGCACCCATCTTCAACATGAAACCTTTGATTTTTCAAACCCTAAAACACTTGATGAGCACCAGTATGGATATCATTCTTCCCCTATTGATGGTCTTCAGGTAATTAAACAATATTTACACATCACACTTTTTAGTACTCATTTTTATTggccagaatatacaaatatatccTTTAAAGTGATATTTGTACCTTTCAACTTTGAATgtatacaattaaatattaaacttgtataaaattaaataaataaacacaaatatattaCATGACATAATATAAGTAAGATGCCATGTATTATgcatttttattataatgaaGATATTCCATAAGATAAAAGttacttatcttttttttttctttaaaattgtaGTTGAGGGTATCTTCGATGAGAGATAGGATAGTGGTGGTGAACCTCACTTGCATCAAAAGAAAAGATACAATGATAAAACTTTGTGATGTATTCGAATCtttgaatatcaaaataattactaCAAATATTATTGCTTATTCTGAGACACTTCTCAACACAACTTACATTGAGGTAACACAATTTTTTTCCTCACcctctttttttgtttctttttactTCTATTGTCTTTTTCCACTATCtacttttgttttctaatttgataataaatgtttaaataaatatattttgcttACATATCtaccaaaaataaacaaatgaggaattcacttattttcttaaaaatatttgaagtcCAATCATATACTTCCTtagtttaaatttgattgtTTGGTTTTAACTTgacacaaatttttaaaattaaagatttttttaaaattatgtattctTAATCTATAGTAAAGTAGAATGACCtatgaaaaataacatttaatcttgtaatattaaataaatcatgTGAAAAGTTAGAACCAAAAAGCtacaaaataaaaggaaagaacCACTATAGATTAATTAAGCTCTTTGGATATACTGGCcaacattttattaattataaattagataGATTCCTAAAGTTCTCAAGtgttacttataaaataatgaatttcttaCCATGTGAAAAGCTCAATAATTTAGTCTCCCTCTATCTCATTTTGTTGAGTTAGTTTAACTTATcacgaaatttaagaaagaaatagtttttttttttgaaattgtggtttaaaataagttatagatatttatatgattatagattatttcattaagaataaaatgaacatttcaaagttaaattattattaaatataaaaaatgtgacattcttttttgGATGAGCTAAAACGAAAAGCAAC
This DNA window, taken from Solanum lycopersicum chromosome 5, SLM_r2.1, encodes the following:
- the LOC101260639 gene encoding transcription factor bHLH35 isoform X1: MENMVEENNNYLETTILFQQDSYLDEPIMSSYYDSTSPEGSQSSKNIVSERIRRNKLKEKLFALRALVPKITKMDKASIVKDAIEYIVKLQKQDRRIRGEISKLESETSNKNSTHLQHETFDFSNPKTLDEHQYGYHSSPIDGLQLRVSSMRDRIVVVNLTCIKRKDTMIKLCDVFESLNIKIITTNIIAYSETLLNTTYIEADVEESNLLMLRIQSAIASLNNSDSPLSS
- the LOC101260639 gene encoding transcription factor bHLH35 isoform X2, whose protein sequence is MENMVEENNNYLETTILFQQDSYLDEPIMSSYYDSTSPEGSQSSKNIVSERIRRNKLKEKLFALRALVPKITKMDKASIVKDAIEYIVKLQKQDRRIRGEISKLESETSNKNSTHLQHETFDFSNPKTLDEHQYGYHSSPIDGLQADVEESNLLMLRIQSAIASLNNSDSPLSS